The segment ACCGTCACGGCATATTCCAGCGCGGCCGAAACGCCATGCGCATTGCCGTCGGGCTGGTACACCGGCACCAGATTGGCGATGTTGCGCACCACGAACAATTCGCCGGGGCCAACGTCGAAGATGACCTCGGGCGAGACGCGGCTGTCGCAACAGCCGATCACCATCACTTCCGGGAACTGCCCCTTCACCGACAGCTCGCGATAGCGGCTCTGCTCGGTCGGCAGCCGCTGGGTGGCGAAGGCCTGGTAGCCTTCCAGCAAGTGCTTCGGAAACGTGATCATGGCCTATGCCTAATCATAGACCGCATGGGCGAACAAGCCTTTCGAATAGGCAGGCCAGATGCTATCGGCTTCGGTCAGACGAGAGACGAGGACACCGGAAGGATCGCCAGCATGACCCGCCCGCGCCGCAGCCATCTGTTCATGCCCGGCTCCAATCCCCGTGCGCTGGAAAAGGCGCAAAACCTGCCGGCCGACGGCCTGATCCTCGATCTGGAAGACTCCGTCGCCCCCGACGCCAAGGCGGTGGCGCGTGACGGGATCGCGGCTGCGATCGCGGCCAAAGGGTTCGGCAAGCGGGAGATCTTGATCCGGACCAACGGCCTCGACACGCCCTGGTGGGGCGACGACGTCGCGATGGCGGCGAAGGCTTCGCCGGACGGCATCCTGGTTCCAAAGGTCTCCAGCATCGAGGACCTCCAGACCATCGGTAGCCGCCTCGCCGAGCTCGGCGCTGCGCCGACCGTGAAAGTCTGGGCCATGATCGAGACCGCGCGCGCTGTGCTCCACGCCGAGGAGCTGGCGGCCGCCGGTCGCGATCCGAAGACGCGCCTCTCCGGTTTCGTGTTCGGTCCGAACGACATTGCGCGTGAGACGCGGATCCGGATGATGCCGGGTCGTGCAGCAATGATCCCGATGATCACCCATTGCATCCTCGCGACGCGCGCCAATGGCCTCGAAATCCTCGACGGCCCCTACAGCGACATCAACAATCCCGACGGCTTTGCCACCGAATGCGCGCAGGGCCGCGACCTCGGCTTCGATGGCAAGACGCTGATCCACCCCTCGCAGATCGACGCCTGCAACGTCATCTTCACGCCGCCCGCAGAGGAGGTCGCGCGGGCCCGAAAAATCATCGCCGCGTTCGAGCTGCCGGAGAACGTCTCGCGCGGCGCGATCCGGCTCGACGGCGCGATGGTGGAACGCCTCCACGCCGAGATGGCGCGGCGCACGATCGAGATCGCGGACGCAATCGCTGCGATGGGCAAAGGCTGAGGCGTGCCCCGAGCGCGCTTCGTCCTGCGCGATGGAGGTCGATTTGCGGCCGGGAACTCCGCTAATCCATTGATTTGGCTGATGCAGCGGCGCTGCGGTAGTTTTTTTGATCACGACCGCGCGAATAAGCGTCGCGGCGGCTGCCGTTGACTTGCGCAAGGCACACGTCGCAAGGTAACTCCAGCAACAGTTGAACACACTACCTTGTCTGAGGTGTCCCCATGACGGCACTTGCGGAAGTTGCCCCTTCCAACCTGGTCGACGAGCTCACCGCGCATGCGGTTGCCAGCATCGAGGCCGCCGATCATTCCGCTTCTCCGTTTCCGCACATCGTCTTCCGCGATTTCTTTCCAGCCGATTTCTACCGGGATCTGATCCGCAGCGTCCCCACGCAGGGCTATGATCCGATCACGGGCACCGGCACCCGCATGGCGCTGCGCCTCTACGGCGAGAATGTCGACAAGATCGAGCCGTCGCTGCGGCCGGCATGGGCCGCAGTGTCGGAGATGCTGACCTCGAAGAGCATCGAGAGCGCGATCCGCAAGCGGCTGCATGACGGGCTCGAGATCCGCGCCCGCGGCGACAAGGTGGCCGGTGTCGACGATCTGACGCTGGTCGCAAAGCCCGTGGTCTATGTCGATCGGGACGGCTACCAGATCAAGCCGCATCCGGACACGCGCAAGAAGGTCGTGACGATGCAGCTCTACTGCCCGTCCGATGCCAGCCAGGAAGCGCTCGGCACGACGCTCTACAAGGCGTCCCTGAAGGGACTGCTCCACGTCGGCTCTTATTGCCTCGAGCCCGTGAAGACGATCCCGTTCCTGCCCAATGTCGGCTATGCCTTCGTGGTGCTGAAGGCCTATCACACGCTGACGAAGATGAGCTGGCACGGCCGCCCGCCGATCCAGACCGATCGTGACAGGGTCACGATTCTCAACACGTTCTACATGAACGAGAAGGTCGGCTTCTGATCAACGCGTTGCGTCGCGCGCATCAGCGCGGCGCGAGGTCGGCGCGGTTGACTGAGTCCAGCGTCGCGGCATTGTCGCAAAAGCCCGGATAATTCTCTGCGGCCGCGCCGGTGACGAGCTCCAGATTGCAGCGGGCCTTGTGCTGGCACAGCGAGCAGACCCGCTCCATGTCGCGCAGCAGCAGCGGCTGTGCACGCTCCAGTCGGTCGCTGTCGATGCCGAGCCGGGCGAGCATTTGCGGGAGTTCGTCGGCCGCGTGCCGGCCGCGGCGCGCCAATTCTTCCAGATCGTCAGGCGCGATCCTGAGGTCGTTCGCGATCCGGTCGAAATCGGCGCGGTCAAGCTGCCGCATCTCGTTGATCTCGCGGCGATGTTTCAGCCAGCCGGCAAAGGACTCGATGAGGTCCTGGACGATGGGATAAGGCCTGCTGGCGGTGCTCATGGCGAAGCTCCATTCGACGGATCTGACCGCAAATAGAGCACCATGATGCAGAACACGCGTTGCGCTGGATCAAATTGGAATCGCGTGTCCCGGACGCGGTGCGGCACGAAATGCCGCTCCGCTGAGCCGGGACCCATCTCGCACTGAGCCCGCTAGCCGAATTTCTCCACCGCCCAGGCAAACAGACTGCCGGGAATCGGCGGTTGCAGCGAGCGGCCCTTGCCGGAGATATGGAATCCGCTCACCGCGGGATTGTTGATCAGCGCGCTGAAATCGCTCGCGTCGAAGAACAGCTTTGGCTCCGAGTGCACCGAATAGAACGATGTCTTCGGCAGCGCATTTTGCAGATCGCCCGAACGGCGCGCGAGAATGGTCAGCGCCGGCGGCCCGAAAATGGCGATGCGCAAATCCGAGAGGCGTTGCGATCCGCCGGCCAGCCGCTTCATTGCAAAGCTCAGACGGTGGCTCAGCGACAACCATTCCGGTGTGAGCTCGTCCTGCTCCATCAGATCCTCGAACGACCGGACGATGGCATGATCCTGCGGCAGATAGAGCACGGAGTTGCCGAGCCGTCGCGATCGCTCCCAGGCGAAATAGGGTTTTGCGGGATCGATCCTGACCGGCTTGAGCAGCAGCACGTCGGCATCGAGCCAGAGGCCCGCGCCAAGCGCCATCAGCCTCATGCGGAAGAAGTCGCTGAACTGCAGCGTGGTCCAGTCGCGCCAGCTTCCATCCGGCTGCGGCGGCCGCAGCTTTTCCGAGAAGGCGTGCGGCAGGATCGCCTCGGCCTCGGAGTTTTGCACGCCGGCGGGAAGGTCGGAGATGGTGTCGAAACTATAGACCGTGACCTTGTGGCCGGCCGCGACCTGCGAGCGCAGACAGGTCCGGCGCAGCGTGTCGAGCGGGCCATGCCAGAAGGTGACGATCTCAGGCAACATGATTGGGGCTATTAGGGGCAAAACAGACAAAGAAAAAGCCCCGGCGCTTCCGGCGCCGGGGCTCGAAAGAGATGTCGAGCTCAGGCCCAGGCGCGTTCGCGCTTGAGCTTGTCCTCATAGGTGTCGATCGAGGCCTTCTTCTCCATGGTGAGACCGATGTCGTCGAGGCCGTTGATCAGGCAATGCTTGCGGAACGGGTCGATCTCGAACTTGACCTTGCCGCCATCGGGGCCGCGGATTTCCTGGTTCGGCAGGTCGATCGTCAGCGTCGCGTTGGCGCCGCGCTCGGCGTCGTCGAACAGCTTGTCGAGGTCTTCCTGGCTGACGCGGATCGGCAGAATGCCGTTCTTGAAGCAGTTGTTGTAGAAGATGTCGCCGAACGAGGTCGAGATCACGCAGCGGATGCCGAAATCGAGCAGCGCCCAGGGCGCGTGCTCGCGGCTCGAGCCGCAGCCGAAATTGTCGCCGGCGACCAGCACCTTGGTGTTGCGATAGGCCGGCTGGTTCAGCACGAAATCCGGGTTCTCGCTGCCGTCGTCCTTGTAGCGCTGCTCGGAGAAGAGCCCCTTGCCAAGGCCGGTGCGCTTGATGGTCTTGAGGTACTGCTTCGGGATGATCATGTCGGTGTCGACATTGATGATCTTCAGCGGCGCCGCGACGCCTTCCAGCGTGGTGAACTTGTCCATGGTTGCGCTTTCCCGCACGTGGTTAGGGATCGCGTATTTATCGCGATCGGGGCCCGAATCCTAGGCCGAATTCGGCAGATCTACTCTGCCTGGGCCTCAATATCAGCCATATCGTCGTCCGAGAGGCCGAAATGGTGGCCGATCTCGTGGATCAGGACGTGGCGGACGATGTGGCCGAGGCTCTCGTCGTGCTCGGCCCAGTAATCCAGGATCGGCCGGCGGTAGAGCCAGACCATGTTGGGCAGCCGCGCCAAATCGCCAAAGCTCTGCTGGGGCAGGCCGACGCCCTGGAACAGGCCGAGCAGGTCGAACTCGCTCTCGCATTCCATCTCGTCGAGGACCTCCTCGGTGGGAAAGTCGTCGACGCGGATGATCAGGCCCTCACACAGCCCGCGAAACTCCGCCGGCAGGTGCTCGAAGATGTCGTGCGCCGTCACTTCCATCTCGGCCAGCGAGGGCGCTTTCAATTCGGTCCACATGGGTCTCTCTTAACCCGGGTTCCCCGTTGATGCATCTGGCTTTATAAGCGTGGCGAGGTTGACGGGCGCTGTCAAAACGGGGAGCGTACGGCCACCTTCGTGGGGACGTTTCAGGTGGGTGCTGCGATGCGGGCGGGAACAGCGGTTCTACT is part of the Bradyrhizobium commune genome and harbors:
- a CDS encoding metallopeptidase family protein, translating into MWTELKAPSLAEMEVTAHDIFEHLPAEFRGLCEGLIIRVDDFPTEEVLDEMECESEFDLLGLFQGVGLPQQSFGDLARLPNMVWLYRRPILDYWAEHDESLGHIVRHVLIHEIGHHFGLSDDDMADIEAQAE
- the leuD gene encoding 3-isopropylmalate dehydratase small subunit, whose protein sequence is MDKFTTLEGVAAPLKIINVDTDMIIPKQYLKTIKRTGLGKGLFSEQRYKDDGSENPDFVLNQPAYRNTKVLVAGDNFGCGSSREHAPWALLDFGIRCVISTSFGDIFYNNCFKNGILPIRVSQEDLDKLFDDAERGANATLTIDLPNQEIRGPDGGKVKFEIDPFRKHCLINGLDDIGLTMEKKASIDTYEDKLKRERAWA
- a CDS encoding DUF6455 family protein produces the protein MSTASRPYPIVQDLIESFAGWLKHRREINEMRQLDRADFDRIANDLRIAPDDLEELARRGRHAADELPQMLARLGIDSDRLERAQPLLLRDMERVCSLCQHKARCNLELVTGAAAENYPGFCDNAATLDSVNRADLAPR
- a CDS encoding HpcH/HpaI aldolase/citrate lyase family protein; its protein translation is MTRPRRSHLFMPGSNPRALEKAQNLPADGLILDLEDSVAPDAKAVARDGIAAAIAAKGFGKREILIRTNGLDTPWWGDDVAMAAKASPDGILVPKVSSIEDLQTIGSRLAELGAAPTVKVWAMIETARAVLHAEELAAAGRDPKTRLSGFVFGPNDIARETRIRMMPGRAAMIPMITHCILATRANGLEILDGPYSDINNPDGFATECAQGRDLGFDGKTLIHPSQIDACNVIFTPPAEEVARARKIIAAFELPENVSRGAIRLDGAMVERLHAEMARRTIEIADAIAAMGKG